The Salvelinus namaycush isolate Seneca chromosome 28, SaNama_1.0, whole genome shotgun sequence genome contains a region encoding:
- the LOC120023291 gene encoding maleylacetoacetate isomerase-like has protein sequence MANQTKPIIHGYFRSSCSWRVRIAFALKGIEFDQVPVNLIKDGGQQFTEQYKGLNPMQQVPAVQIDGITLSQSLAVIQYIEKTRTGHRLLPADPKKRAQVRMISDLIASGIQPVQNLYVLQKIGAEKVQWAHHFIQRGFEALEPILKETAGKYCVEDEISMADICLVPQVYNAERFKVDVDQFPTIKRLNQTLLKVDAFKETHPSCQLDTPAEICT, from the exons ATGGCAAATCAAACCAAG CCCATTATTCATGGGTATTTTAGGAGTTCGTGCTCTTGGAGGGTTCGAATCG CTTTTGCTCTGAAAGGTATTGAATTTGACCAAGTCCCAGTCAATCTTATCAAAGATGGGGGTCAGCAG TTCACAGAACAATACAAGGGGTTAAACCCTATGCAACAAGTGCCTGCTGTCCAAATTGATGGCATCACGCTGTCACAGTCG CTGGCAGTGATCCAATACATTGAGAAGACCAGAACAGGACACAGGCTTCTCCCTGCAGACCCAAAGAAACGTGCCCAGGTGCGCATGATCTCTGACCTTATCGCCTCTGGGATCCAGCCTGTGCAG AATTTGTACGTGCTACAGAAGATAGGAGCCGAGAAGGTGCAGTGGGCGCATCATTTCATCCAAAGAGGTTTTGAAG CACTGGAGCCCATTCTGAAAGAGACAGCTGGCAAGTACTGTGTAGAGGACGAG ATTTCCATGGCAGACATCTGTCTCGTCCCTCAAGTCTATAATGCTGAACG GTTCAAAGTGGATGTTGATCAGTTCCCAACTATCAAAAGGCTAAACCAAACCTTACTGAAGGTAGATGCTTTCAAAGAGACTCATCCGTCCTGCCAACTAGACACACCTGCTGAAATATGTACATGA
- the zgc:163014 gene encoding tip elongation aberrant protein 1 codes for MKKTNCRAVCPSKRWSHTMCLSDPETAIVIGGEASDQTHCEDSLWKLEIDNDFWFPMNSSTSGPVPPCAHGHSATYDPDSKVVYVYGGLREGQRYSDLYILNTLTWKWKLVTARGDIPMLAYHSATIYKKELFVFGGVHPSRCPGGKVCSNALYIFNPEFELWYQPIVEGDRPLPRFGHTTTLLSNQLLIFGGRKTATYLNDLHILDLGFMEYTAVKYENMPPLPRGYHAALPVSDNRMLVSGGCSAVGALQDVHIFNTDTSMWQSVVSPLLCARPRAGHSVINLGGSIISDADKQKQGEYANIHCTLLVFGGSDCAGTFYNNTMKCTVEIPVE; via the exons ATGAAGAAGACCAACTGCAGAGCAG TTTGCCCATCAAAGCGCTGGAGCCACACCATGTGTCTGAGTGATCCTGAGACGGCCATTGTCATTGGAGGAGAAGCTTCTGACCAGACTCACTGCGAGGACTCCCTATGGAAACTGGAGATAG ACAATGATTTTTGGTTCCCAATGAACTCCTCCACCTCTGGACCTGTCCCACCGTGTGCCCATGGCCACTCTGCAACCTATGACCCTGATTCCAAGGTCGTCTACGTGTACGGTGGCCTGAGGGAGGGCCAGCGCTACAGCGACCTCTATATCCTCAACACTCTAACCTGGAAGTGGAAGCTTGTCACA GCAAGAGGTGATATCCCCATGTTGGCCTACCACTCTGCAACTATCTATAAGAAAGAACTCTTTGTTTTTGGGGGGGTTCACCCAAGCCGCTGTCCTGGAGGCAAAGTCTGCAGTAATGCTCTGTACATTTTTAACCCAGAGTTTGAGCTCTGGTACCAACCCATCGTCGAGGGGGACCGACCTCTACCTAGGTTTGG GCACACAACCACGCTTTTGTCCAACCAGTTGCTCATTTTTGGTGGCAGGAAGACTGCAACCTACCTAAACGACCTCCACATTTTGGATCTTG GCTTCATGGAGTACACAGCTGTGAAATATGAGAACATGCCACCACTGCCTCGAGG ATATCATGCAGCACTGCCAGTATCAGACAACAGGATGCTGGTCAGTGGCGGTTGCAGTGCTGTTGGAGCCCTGCAGGATGTTCATATCTTCAACACGG ACACCAGTATGTGGCAGTCAGTGGTCTCCCCTCTGCTCTGTGCCAGGCCTCGTGCCGGACACAGTGTGATCAATCTGGGAGGCTCTATCATCTCAGATGCTGATAAACAGAAGCAGGGGGAGTATGCCAACATCCACTGCACCCTCTTGGTGTTTGGGGGCTCTGACTGCGCTGGGACCTTCTACAATAACACAATGAAGTGCACAGTGGAGATCCCTGTAGAATAA
- the tmed8 gene encoding protein TMED8 produces the protein MTTLIFRSKLKKEVRVGIPKIDKLESTSERQSRLTVLSVFSFPWITSETNPLDRLQSRGLSNSNHPISHPDMDGTNDTEGSNQPAESPAGQQAMGGDVEESNSSGNSQNPGERKAQMPPLKPPSTWTSMAMKELKSKLRLEKDSVVTVKRGNIMTVHVPTVPEGKQVCWEFATDSNDIAFGIYFDWTPVTSQAITVHISESSDDEEEENQLEGLINTGDVEKGSKSLANSNIGEILPVYRLDSHIAVQGGSHEYPGEGTYLLKFNNSYSLWRNKTLYYRVYYSA, from the exons aTGACgacattgatcttcaggtcgaagCTCAAGAAAGAGGtccgagttggaattccga AGATAGATAAATTGGAGTCTACTTCGGAGCGTCAATCCAGATTGACAGTGTTATCGGTTTTCTCTTTCCCTTGGATAACGTCGGAGACCAATCCGCTAGACAG GCTCCAGAGCAGAGGCCTCTCTAACTCCAACCACCCCATAAGTCACCCTGATATGGATGGAACCAATGACACAGAGGGGTCCAACCAGCCAGCTGAG TCTCCTGCCGGGCAGCAGGCCATGGGGGGAGATGTTGAGGAGAGCAACAGCAGTGGGAATAGCCAGAACCCTGGAGAGAGAAAAG CCCAAATGCCACCGCTGAAGCCTCCCTCCACGTGGACCTCCATGGCGATGAAGGAGCTCAAGTCCAAGCTGCGACTGGAGAAGGACAGTGTGGTGACAGTGAAACGAGGAAACATTATGACAGTGCATGTGCCCACCGTTCCTGAGGGAAAGCAGGTGTGCTGGGAGTTTGCCACAGATAGCAATGACATAGCCTTTGGAATCTACTTTGACTGGACCCCTGTCACCAGCCAGGCCATCACGGTCCACATCAGTGAATCCAGTgatgacgaagaggaggaaaatcAGCTAGAAG GACTTATCAACACAGGGGATGTTGAGAAGGGTTCTAAATCATTGGCCAACTCCAACATAGGGGAAATCTTACCTGTGTATCGTCTGGACAGTCACATTGCAGTGCAAGGTGGCAGTCACGAGTATCCAGGAGAAGGCACTTACCTTCTGAAGTTTAATAACTCCTACTCACTATGGCGAAATAAGACTCTGTACTACAGAGTGTATTACAGTGCCTGA